CGAACTGGAACCAAGTGTCCAAATTTGATATTCATTTCTGCACGTTCGAAACGCCCTAAACTATGAATCACTTTTCCTGTGAACTGGAATTCTCTTGAAGTTTCGCTGGAGAAAAAGACGGATGTCTGAAGCTTTCAAAATACGGAGGTTGCCACCGGAAGCTTGTTCGACACCAGCTTGTAGGTGATCTTTGAGGACAATTGTTCAAAGAGCACGCATTGGGGGTTTTCGGCGAGTGCTGAAGGCTTGTGTTCCTTCGAGCTTGGAAGCCGTGTGAATGATCTACGCCATATATCACAATTTGAAGGCCTCAAAGATGACTAACTCATGCCTCAAGATTATTCGTTGACGGTTTTGAGTAGCTCTCGAATTTATTTACAGACTTTGACTCATATtgtcttgcttcttctcttcaaaATTTAGCATCCAACGGGTAGAGCACCGACATCGGTAGGCGTCTTGAAGAGGTCAACTTCAGCGGCTCGGCGTCGGGTAAGACCTGCAATAGGCTGGCCATTGCCCTTGTTCCACTTGGGCAGCTCCTCGCTGGTGACGGTGTTGGCATCCTCTCCGTCGTTGAGGCGGCGGATGAGAGTAGAATCTCCAGAGGCACCGCAGCCGACATTGAAGGCCCAGCTGACCAGGGCTCCGTACTGGTTCGCGTTGAGGACGACCGCGGAGGTGGTGTCGAGGGTGATGCACTGCTGAGCGACCTGAAAGAAAAGTCAGCGCCTGTTGAGGGCAGTTACTTCACTACGATATGACCCACTTTGATATCATCTTGCAGGAGTTTCTGTCCGTCGGCCTCAGACAGGGGGATGGGATAGGGAATCTCGGAGCAGCCCGACTGCTTGCAGAGATGTCCATAGCCTACAGTGGGGTTGCCAGTGGCGTCGATGTCTGGGTGAATGGTTAGAGCAGTCCTTGCTTTGTGAAAAACGAGGGAGAGACTTACAAACATCTGCCCGGAACCCCTCAAattcctcgacgaggctcaGGGTAGCTTGGTTCACAGGTGGGCCAATGCAGGCCGCTCGAACGCCGGCCAGGGCGCTGAGGGAGTACAAGAGAGCAAAAGAGGGAATCTGAACCATGGTGGCGGCAGTGAATGGGAGAGTTAAAGAAGAGTGTCTATGATGATGGTGAGATGCTTGAAGCTTTGGGCAGTTAAGCTAAACAACAGGAGTACCCCCCCCTTAGTTCTTATAGTTGGATCTTGACACGACCCCTGACCCTCTTCCCTAGACACTACGTCAGATTCATTTTCCGCAGCCAAGACACCTTCGGCGATGTCCTGCAGAAATGCCTATTACAGGATCACAGCTGAACCTCAAGAATGCTCAACCCCTGCTGATCGACAAGTGGAACCCGGTCCAAACACCCGTCGATCCCTTCCTTCCCGCCAGGGGGAGAATCCAATGTTCCGATAGACGACTTGACAAATCTGGCCCGATGCGCATTTTACTTGACGCTGCAGGTGAAACGAGCTGATATGATCCCTGACCTGGACCACACGTGTGGTTGCTCATTGGCCACCTTTGGAAGGTCAAGATCGAGGCATGAGCTGATGGTTGAAGATCAAGTAGATCATCACCTTTAAATTCTACCGAAAAAAAGAACGCATAGTTGGTGAGGCAGAATTGCACGTTTTGCCTCTTCAGAGTTTGATTGCATCTCTATCTCTCCAGGGTTGAACCCTGAGCAGTTTTATCCCTGGATCAAACCGTAGATCCACTCATAGCCGATTGAAACTCGTCGATCGCAAGGCGATTATGATGTCAGGCTTGGAATTGTCTCAGACATTCTTCCAGGAAACATGAAACGAGGATAGTAATCACCGGACGCCCATTCTTCCGTGATGACGGCTGTCAAACATTTTGGCGCATAGTCAACGGGTACTGTAATCATGTTGAGCATGGTGTTACGCGTTGCTCATCTATCTGCAGCTGTTCAAACAGAAGAGGATGTCGGTTCTACGCAGGTGCCGGGGAGTTGAGCTGTATTATTGCTTCAAGACGAGCAAACATTGTTGTAGTTTCAGGTCAAAGAGGCGGCCAATTTACTCGCATTCACTGATGATTGCCAGAAGATATGCATTCAGCCCTTCCAGCAACTCGACACCTTCAAGCTCGGCCACTTCACTGATCAGCGCCATGTTTCACGTATTCATCGTATTCAAAACTAGACCAACAGGTACCCCAAGTTATGAATCCCATAGATTTTTAACTGCCACTGTTTCCGCCCGCCTATTCACGGCGTCGTTCGAGAAGGATGATTCTCCAACTGGCTTCATTACAGCACAAATTCAAAAAACACCGTATTTCCAATGCCAACGCCCAAAATGGCGGGTATCAAGTCATTCCAGTATCAAAAGACCACACCCAATACTAGAGGAAAAGCCGGAAATCATTGCAAGCGTGCATCATGTCTATACTCATGCAAGCCAGACCCAAGTGCAATAAAaagaagggaagggggaagaaaagaggaggagaagagtaGACCAAGCGAATGGCTATTGTGAGCTTTGAATGAAATCCAGGTTTAAGCTTCGCCAGTCCCATAATTGAGAAAAGTCTCCAAGTTCGGCATCTGTGATGTTCTCGAGTCCGTAGTTCATTTCCAGCATTGGGGGATGGAATTCAGCAAAAGACGCTTGGGGTATCATGCCGCCGGATGTCGGAGGCAGCATGCCAGCCATATTAGGGTCTGCCGGTGGCATTCCATGGATACCGCCTCCCTCAATAACGGCATCAATACCGGCGCTCGGTGAGGGTATTTGATTCGGCACTGCGCTGCCATCGTATACAAGAGGTGGTCTCATATAGAATTCAGTTGGCGCGGGGCCGGCCGTTTGAACAAGTCCGGGCTGGTCGCTGTGGTCATAGTATGAGTAGCTGCTTTGGGGAGTTGAACCAGCTCCCACGCTTTCCGGGCTTGCCCAGTTGCTTGGCGAGCTGTGCTGTGACTCGAAGCCCTGAGAGTGCGAGTGGCTGCTGGGTGACGGATGGTTCACACCCTCGCTGCCCATGAGGTTAGGGGGTGATGGTTCAGCCACGGGGGCTACCCGCTGCTTCTTCCGGTAGTTGTCACGCACAGGCGCGGACTGTCGTGGCATTCTTTGCACCATCCTGACAAGGATGTCGTGAGATGTCTTTGCCGTGCTTGATATCGCCTTGATGCGTTTAAGGAGTCTAACTGAGTTGTCCACAGCATCGATGATCTCGTCCCTTCTTGGGATGGTATGGTCCTGGTCCTTGATAATCGCGGTAGAAAGAACGGCTGCCGTGtcaaagagggaaaagatgatgaagtgAAATCTGCCGTCTCGGTGTGAGACATGATCAACCCATCTGGTGGTTGTGTCAAGGTTTTTGAGCGAGTAGTGAACCGCATCCGCTCGAACTTGCAGTAGATCCTCCGTGGTCGACTTGGTGTATGTTTGTGCCATGAAGGAGCGCATAGGGTTGAGGATCATGAGGTATGCCATGGTATGGATGTAGAACCGGTGGAAGGTGATCCAGGTATGCTTGTAGTCCTTGGATGTGTCTGGTTGGTCGACATCGTACACTGGAGGGAAAGCACGAATCCAGTCCTCGAGCATCCGCTTGTACTCTTGAACCTCGCTTGCCGTGTTGATGTTTTTGGGTGCAGTCCAGCGCTGGGCAAGCTGAGTGACCAACTCTGATTGCAACTTCATGTGAAGCAGTGGCGATGGTGACAAGTTTTCCAGGGTGAGACTTGGCGGTTCAACGTCGATGTCTGTATGATCAATAATTGTCGGTCGACCCAGGCCAGAAGCAAATTGCCTGTTGTTTCGTCAGCATCCTAGGATCAAGATGGCTGAGAGACTTTTCAACTTACCAATCCCAACAATCCAAAACACACCACACTCTACGGCGCATCTCGCGTTCAAACTCGGTCAAACCCTCAGCAATAGCAACCCGATGGAGGCCTTGACATGTCATGTTAATCAATGTGACTTGTCACAGCAGGGGTAGGTCATCTCACCTAGCTCGTGCGCCTCCCGAACAGCTGCACCAATGACGTGCCAGGCTTCGACGAATCTCGCTTCGCTCTTGTACCAGTAGATCGAGTGAAGCATCCACTGAACGTTGAGCAGATGGCAGTGGCCAACGGGAACCACTCTACCGAGATCTGTGCCGGCTTTGTGATACTCCTTGGTTAGTGTGTCGGcagcctcggccagctcaacctcgacgatggGTTTCATCTCGACGTCCAGATGCTGCGTGGCGCAAGCGCAGACCATGACCAAGAGGATGGTCCATTGGAGTGAGACAGTTTGGTTGCTGTTTCTCTGTTCCCACCACTTCTGATACTCCTGCAGAAAGATGGGCGGGTAGATGATGTAGTAATGGTAGTTGACATTGTTAAAGAAGCTCTGGACAAGAGCATCTGAGTGAGTTGTTAGCTTGCAAGCGTCGCGTCATCCGTGGAGGATCGGTGGCGACTCACCCATCTGGGGACGAGAAGGGAGAACATCAAGAGCATGCTTAAGCTGAGGGCAAGTGTCGGGGTGAACCCACGTCAATTCGCCcattggcttcttcttcgaggAAGCATTAGTTCTCCATTCCTTAATGAGGGTTAAAACTTGCCTTGGAGGCGATGGTGAGAGACTCAAACAGGGGTCCAGCGGCATAGCCCATGGCCTCTAGGCcaaggtcgtcgtcgtcgccccCGGCAGGCTCatcaggctcaggctcgccgtcatcgtcatgacTACGAGAGCGCTTCTTGTCGCTGCCCGAGTTTAAGCTGTCTGAAGGCGAGCTGGCCGTGTTAGGCTGGACGAAGCGGCATTTGTCGGCGACTTTGCGCTTCTGGCAATGGTTGCAGGGCCATTCGCGATTGCACTGCGGGGTGTAAGCAACTGTCTCCAGAGCCTGATGGAGCAGTCAAGGGCAGCGCAGCTTCGGGCAACGCGCAGAGACAGGGCATGCGACGTACCTTCTGCTTCCTGCGATGGCACTCAGCGCAGGCAGAGCGATACTGACCAGTGTGTGTGCTGTTATCCTCCATGTTATGGTGGAGTTGATGTGTGGAGAACGACAGGGAGCGACGCGAGGAGTCAAGGATGGGGGGTCAGGAAAAACTTTGATGCGCCCGTCGGGTCCTAGTTCCGATCCAGCGCCCGCCCAGGTCGGTCTAGAACGATCAGGGTTTGGCCGAAACAGGGCTTGACCTGAATGGGCAGTATGTGTCTCAGATGAGATTCTTGGATGTTGAGACGATGGCAACTCTAATCATGCACGAGCGTTGCGAAGAGGGATGTGCCTTGCAGGGATTAGGAGCTGAAGAGTTCAAAAAGGTTATCTTATTGGAGTTGAGGCTAATTACCCCTGAGCATTTCATCTCAGCTATAGAACAAGATGAAAGGAAACCAGAGAGACAGGCACTCGATCTAGACAGTAGTAATTCACTTCAGGGATCTCACACAGTAAATAAATGCATTTATCCCAACCAAACAAGACTTTTATTTTTACAAAACCAACTCCTGCCAAACTAATTTCTGCCAAACCACCCCTTGTCAAGCCACCCCCATCCTGTCAAATCTCCTCGTGTCAAATCACCACCCAAACCACCCCCTCCCTGACAAACCGCCCCCTCCCAACAAGACTCTAACTGGTAGTCATCTTTCATCAAATCGACTCCCGAACTCAGACAAGTTCACCAAGGGATACTGGTAGAAGGAGTACGGCCTTGGTTGACCCGTGTACGGGTCGTACTGCGGTTCCATCTGAATGCCATTGTAAGGCTCGTACTGGGGTTGGATCCGAATGCCATTGCAAGGCTGTGCTAACATAGTTTCGGGCATCAGCCGCGGGGCTTGGTTACACCCCTGACACTGCCACTCAAGGCATTGGTGAGCGGCGTAGTCGAACTGGCAGGGCATGGGATACCCATTGGTTATCATCGACGGATACACTGGGTCTCCATACTCGGTCATGAAATAGTTCAGAAGTGCACTGTGGTATCCCTTAGGACGGTAATTTGCGTGCACAAACTTTGTCCGGCTCCAGGTCGGGTGATAGATCACGTCAAAGCCTGCATAATCACCTGCACTAATAACAACCCGTGCCGGACCAGGTATGCCGGAAATGTAACGGTTCGTTGCCAACAACGGGTACTCTAGCCAGGGTCCAGGGACTCGAAGGGGCATGGCCTCATCATTCCGAAGGAGTTCCGGATATTTACAATcctgcttgggcttgggaggaATTGCAAGGGCTTGCCGGCGCACTTCTACGGCCGGTACTCGACGGACAGGGTCTGTCTCTGAAAGCTCTGAAAGCGAATAGTATGACGAACAGTCGTCAAATCTATTCCCCTCGTAGTCTGGGCGACGTAGACCGGGTAGTGATGATAGCGACATTGGTTCTGTCGTGCGTGTGTTATCCGATTCGGATTCGTTCATCCTGTCAATGGAAAGTGACATAGGCAAGCAATAGCCGGGGTCTCGTAATCGAGACAAAGTGCGTGAGCACTGTTGCAAGAAGCAGCTAATCGATGCCGAGTCGCAGTGAACTAGAGCTCATCTAACAGCTCAAAAAAATATCCAAGTGATCTCAGGACAATTGCGAAATGGTGAAGTCGGAAAGTGGTATCGTCGATATTCTTCAGGACAGAGTCTACGCAATGCTATACACGAAAAGTCCATAACTATCTGGGCTGGGGAGTGCGGGGTGGGTCGGAAATCTTGGGGGAAAAGCGCCCTTTAAAGGTGAGGAATCGGCGCTTTGTTCAGGGTGACTGTGCTGCCGTGGCGATGCTGAATGAGGTGTGAGGTTAAGTCTCTGAAGAGATAGCTGATAACAAACCTTGATACAAGCCTCTGAAGATGCCGCTGACAACTGCTGTTGATGAAAGCCGTAGATTCGACTCTCGATTTTGATGAATGAATCGTGTGTAGATGtatgaagaggaagaagaagaggaagaagaagaaggaggaggaagaggaggaggagaagaataAGTGGAGAAGGATAGCTGCGGTGAATGATGAGGAGCAAtgccgaagaggaagaggaagggTAGGCGACGCCTTATCGTGAGAGTCGCGATAGAAGGATGGCCTTATCAGCCTTATGGTGAATGAAAGCGAGCAATTCCGCGGAAGATAAGGCGAGTGATGCTTCAGGGCCGAGGTATGAGTGATACCAAGAAGAACAGGGCGAGCTGTTCTATCAAGAGAAAGTGTGAGTGCTGCTCGGGAGCCGAAGTATGAACGATACTAAgaagacaagacaagcaGTTTGGTCAAGAGAAAGACTGATCAATGCCATAGAAGAGCTAATAGTAGCAAGTCGAAGTGATCAAGACGAGCAGTTTCGTCAAGAGTAAGCGTGATCGATGCTTCAGAGCCGACGTATGGGCGATACTATGAAGAGCAAGGCGAGCAGTTCTGTGAGTAGAAAGACTAAGCAATGCTATAGAATAGCAGAGAATAAGAAGTTCAAAGAGAGCAACTCTGGAACTGATGGTATGCAAAGTCCAGAGAACtcgtgtgtgtgtgtgtgtgtgaaGAGAGGGGAATCGAGAGGGCGTCTAAAGGGGAGGAGCGGCCATTATAAGGCAAATCCTGAGACTCAGGATCAAAGAGAATCTTCTTGACCAGAATTTCCTCCTCGGGTTCATCAAAGTTCATATTGTTGTTCGACTGATATCAAAAACTGATTTGAGGGTACAAAAAAAGTTGGGATGTCGTTCTCACCCCCTTGTACGGAGTTCCATGAGAATAAGGGGTAGAACACTCAAGATTCCCATGTAATACCATAAATTCACTGAAATCATCTATTCTTGGCACTGGATAAAaggaaaacaaaaaagaacaTTATCGCATTAACTCGCGCTGAGTGAGAGGATCTAGGGTTATGTGAAAGGAGGAAAGAACAGAACCCACATTGCCAGCATCCATTACACTTGGTAACTTGGCCTGGCATCGAACACACGAAGACTCCAGGCCTGGTCAAAGAAATATGCAGGGATCCGGGGTGAAGTGCGACTAATGGCGACCAGTGATATGTAAGTGATATGTCATATGGGAGACTAGAGACCAAGGGGGGAAAGAGGGAAACTGGCAAGCCGACGTTTCAGGTAGAGCAGCCTCAATATAGTTTTCCTTTGGCTTTGTTCATCGGTTTTGCGAGTGCACCAAGCCAGTGGGCATAGTCATAACACGCCGGGGCTTTCAATCAGACCAAGTGCAGTCAGCCAGCGAGGGCGAGGGGAGGATTTTACGTCTTCTCACGTGATCAAGTTTGAGTTTCAGGTGCAGGTATCGTTTTAGAGTCACGTTCGTGTTGGTTCCTTTGAATTTCCTTCAGTATTGAAACGAATTTTAGAGACAACAGGACGCACGAGGCAGGCGTCTACTGAGGCATACTCAAGCGACAAGTCAACCTTGTCTCATCATGGAGTTCAAAACAATATATGAGTCATCAAAGAACATCAAAGAACATTAAAATTCATCCTTCAATCATCCTggtctctctccctcttctcttccgcAATCGGCGCAGGTGTCGTCATATCCGGGCGCAACGAGTACCGCCTGTTAGAAGGCGACATGGATAAGATACTTCTCGGCCTCTCAATCTCTGGGTGAGGGTACTGCGGCATTTCGGGGTTATTACCCGTCTCTAGCCAGGTGCTGACACGCTGGTACATGTTTTCGACAATCTGGATTTCCTCCTGGATATTGAGGGGACAGTCCGCCAGACAGAACTCTCGCTCGCGCTGCTCAATGTATTCTCGGACTTTTTTCCATTCGTCTTTTCTGGTCTTGAGCTTTGTGGGAAGTCCAGACCCTTTGAGGTATGTCAGGAGACCtgcgatgatggtgttgattGCCCCGAATGCTGTGACTGCCTTGTGGGAGCCATTGGCAGCTCCAAGCGCAGTAAGCGTGGCGGCGACTATGATTTGAGCCGCAAGACAGGTGCTAACAAGGATCCTAAAGCCCTTGTGTCGAAAGGAGGCTTTTCGTTCGTTGCGAACAACACGAGTGTAGATGCCAATGTTCGGCGCGGAACGGACCGAGTGGCCGTTGGCCCGCAATGCAGGGACCGTATCGATACCCGTAAGGGATcgaaagaggagaagcttaTCACTAGAGGGGACGAGGGCTGCAACGTCGGTAGTGGCGACAGAGAAGGATCTGTTAATGCCTGGGCTTTCAGGTGGGACATTCCCAGGGTTGGGAACTGGAGGAGGATATCCCTGCTCCTCCCGGTCGTATATAGAGATCACTTTTCGCAGAAAATCGACAACCGATCTTTGGGTAGGCATCTTGGTGACAGTGAGACGTGCAGAAAGCAAGAGAAGGATGGGCACAGGGAACTGGCACTCTTGGCTGTCTGAGTCTGCTGCATCATACCCTTTAATACCATTATCTAAACCACTCCTCTGAACCGATCTCATCTTGCAGATGTCAAATGTGTCGCATCACGACCCTACAAACCATGCCCAAAATAACGAGGGATCGCCCGTGTTTGACCTCAGCTGTCCTGCGGTGGTGAACTGTTGTCCACAACGGGGCCGCGATCGACATTGCAGCGAGATCTATTGTCATTAGCCCCGATCGATTGGACGATCTTGAATGTAAAATGAAACATCTCCCACTCGGAAACTAACCGGGCCGTCACCCGTAGCCAACGCCACGGGATGCCAACCCCTCTTCATGtgtgagagaagagatgtGTTTGACGGTGTTCTGAGAGACAGTGTAGGGAGGACATTCTCGGTTTGGTGATCTTGGAGGTTCACATGTCTGCCCATTCTTGCTCTCTCCAACACACATTCCAGAACTGCTCATCCCATGGCCTATGGCACCGTTCTAACGATCAGATCTACCCGTCAATGGCCTTTGGGCAAATGTCTCTGCGGCAGCCATTCTAATTACGTCCTAGATCCCATCGGGATGTGGATACTTctgtccagccagccagtcGCTTTGCCGATCTTCACCTCCTCCCTGCATCACTTGATAAGCTTCTGCCTCAGTGACGTAGCCTAACCTCGATATGGGAAATCTGGGGCCAGCCGGAGTCAAGCTTTTTAGCCTCCGGGACGTGAACGGTTTTAGGATGGTCCCCCTTTTCTCTGGATTAGAAATCATTATTGTTTAGCTTGGTCTGGGGAGATCGTTGATcgcctcgaggaggacgccATGGTTGACGCCTCAGTGAGCCTTTGGTCCGTATTTGTCTTAAACAGATAGCCCCATGACTCGTTCCAAGCCTGTGGCGTTACTACTTTAACCCGGCACAGCCAATTGTCTCGGACATGCCGTGGTTACCGCGGCTGGGACTTACCTAGCTGCGCCCTCGTCAGCACGCAGGACGATGTGAGGAATGCTGACTCCGATGGTGCTTTTCAGGAAGAGCGAAGAGGCACTGAAGATGTACAAGGCTCATGAGACGGATTATCAACCACCGAATGTTATCATATAGGGTTATTTCTTCGAGTTCACCTTGAGCCTAGGCTCTCAGGGAGGGAGCTTCCAAGCCACCAGGGCAGCGGGCGCTCCGTGAATAAATCCATAACCGCGAGGCCCTATGAGCTGGGGTCTTCACTCTTTAACCGGAAAAACGGAGGCTTCTTTTGTCATCTCCGTTGTGTTCTAGACTATCGTTAGCACAACGTAGATTCCTAGTGACTCAGGGGACAAAGTCTAAAAAGAGAGACAATGAAGAGCTTGCTGTAGCGAACTAAGACAATAGTGTATTTAATTTATCTCGAATAAAATTATAGTTAAGAAAACATCGCGCTAGTGCCTTTTACGATTAAAACCGCAAGACAAGGGTGGATCGCTCTGCtacaaggtcgaggaggagaggattGGCTTTGGTACTGGGAACATAAATAGTCGGGGCTCTCATTCACAGGCCTGGCTTTGTATTATGAAAATAAATCCCTGGTCAAAATACAAAATAACATCTGGCGACTCCACCGTGGTGTTCATGGCACGCAAGTAGGGCTTAACCGTTCAGCACGAGCTCGATTCCCAGCTGAAAAGCGCCAGGTTGTCTAATGCTCCATCCTGGTTTCTTTTCTATCTTCCTCTATTCTATCAACAAGCTGTGTGTTTTCTGTCTATCAGTTCTGTGCTTCCTGCAGAGCTTGCCTGATGCTCTTGAGTGCCTTGATTTGCTTGCCattctcatcaaagttgtcTTCACTCAACCACGCCTCAAAGGCCTTCTTAACTAGCGGCCACTCATCATCTGTAATGCTGAACCAAGCTGTATCTCGGCGTCTCCCCTTGAGAATCATATGCTTCCTAATAGTCGTAAGCATCTGCACAAGAGGAGTTGCAAGGTGAGAAATTACCTGAAAATCCCCTCGTAGACGAAACCAAGTCGCTCCGCAGCTGACAAGCTCGGTTTGTTGAGGTGGTTGGCCTTCCACTCGACTCTTAGATATCCGAGCTCTTCGAAGGCgtgcttgatgaggaggtAAAATGCCTCAGTCGCCGCCCGAGTCTGCTTCAGCTTCCCGCCAAGAATGACGCTACCAATCTCGATTCGGCGTTGGTCTGGTACAATGTTGAGATAGGACATTTGTCCCACGGGCTCAGAATCAGGGTCTTCTCGGGGACCAGAGAGGACGGTGAAGAAGATTGTGTCTTCTCTCTTGCTCCAGACCTTCTGCGTGTCCCTCCACTCATCCTGGTCGAGATATGGACCTCCAAACATATAAGTCCAAAGGTGGCCATTttcctcaccaccaagatgtTTGAAAAGTGCGTCGGCGTGGGACACATCAAGAGGGACCAAAGAGGTGTACTTCCCGTCGAGGGACACACGTGAAGGCGGCAATGCCTTGCCCTCTGGGGTGAGAGGACCAACGGGTTGTTCActcatgatgatgccgcTTGAGATGATTTTTGGGGGGTATGGGTGAGTTCTTTGTAAAGTAGAagctgttggttgttgaCTTTGTCCAACATGAGTCACTATTCGGATCGGCTCGGCGTTAGTAAGCTGCGCCCTTTTGCGACAAGTCTAGCAGGCGGCAAGGCCTCGGCTCACCAAAGGTCGGGCTGAGGTGATGACAATTTCAAGGATAGTCAATGATGATAAACAAGCAGAGTTATGGTTTTCAGGGTGGTTTCAAGACAGCTATTGCAGTTATGGGACCCAGCTATTTCATGGATACTTTGTTAGCCGCTCTCTGCGGTGTATTCGTTCAGATATCTAGATATACGCAGACTACATGTAGTAGTATTTAAATAGCACTAACTGGGGGATTCACTTCGGCTATGTGTAAACCTACTGGAGTTGTTGAAACATCACAATCAGTTCTCTATCAGAGCCCCAACGTTCGGCAAAATAAAGCCCTAACACAAGACCAAGAAATTAGATCAAACAAAAAGTCTAAGTGAAAATGATACAAAGAGGGAGACCCAGCTTATGACAGTCTCAGCCTTTATTGACAGATTCTTGACATATCACTCAGAACATCGCTGCTGTATGGTGGCCAAGCGACAGCTGTGCAACTCTAGGGTTGGCCGATCCATGCCTCTCACCAGCACGGTTTGCTTTTGACCACTAGCGCTAGTGCCACTCAGAACTCAGAGACATGTCACCAACGCCAGCGCGTTTTGCCAGGCATCCATTGCACGTGATGAAGCCTGCGAGGCGTGAAACAAGTCATCTTTACGCCAAGGCAGAATTGCCGTTACCCCTGCAACCCACGACGCGAGTGCCGTGTCTTGCACTCCaccagcatctccaacacgATCGACAGTCTCCCCTCGATCAAACACAGCATGCTATCACACAGAAGATCAGTCCTAATTTGAGGCCCCATCATGCATGATAAAGAACCCGTCGAGTCGCGTTCCGTGTCATCAAGCTCCGACATCCCTAACCAGGTCATTCTCGCACGACAACAACCATCCCGAAGAGGGCATTCCAAATCCCGACTCGGATGCTTCAACTGCAAGCGGAGAAGAGTCAAATGCGACGAACGTCAACCTGGATGCGCGCGATGTGCACGGCTAGGATTGAGGTGTCAATACCCACCGCTAGCATGCCAAGCCCTGCCCGAAACACCAAGAGCTCCGCTGACAAGCTTGGCCCTGGATGATCTGAGATTCCACTATCAGTTCTTGACCGTGGCATATCCGAGTTTGCCGCTAAGGGGGGATCATATTTGGTCGCAGTGTGCGGCCATGACCCACGGCGTGAGAGCTTCAATCGTTAGTTTGACTGTACAGGCAACTGACACAGTTTCAGTATAACTATCTGGCGCATGCTGCCCTGGGTCTTGGTGCTTCTCATCTATCGCAAAATGGCAATGTCAACTACAATGCTCAAGCGCTCCAGCACAGAGTCACAGCCATCAATCTCATTAATCAGCAGATTGCCGACACTTCACACAAGAGCATTGCCGATAGAGATGCTCTATTTGCGGCCCTCATGTGCATCGCTGCACAGTCTTGTCTCATGCCACACGGAATGACCGAGTACCTGGTCATGTCAAGAGGAGCCACGCTGGTATCGACTTCCATGATGCCTGAATATCATCGGTCTGTGTTTAGAAGCTGGACTCCTGACGCACATATCGACAATATCCGGGACATCATCACGGATCAACCCAAGGATATGAAGATTATAGAGGGATTCAAAGCCTCTGCTTTGGCTCTCGAGCCCCGCTG
This Fusarium keratoplasticum isolate Fu6.1 chromosome 6, whole genome shotgun sequence DNA region includes the following protein-coding sequences:
- a CDS encoding Lysozyme; amino-acid sequence: MVQIPSFALLYSLSALAGVRAACIGPPVNQATLSLVEEFEGFRADVYIDATGNPTVGYGHLCKQSGCSEIPYPIPLSEADGQKLLQDDIKVAQQCITLDTTSAVVLNANQYGALVSWAFNVGCGASGDSTLIRRLNDGEDANTVTSEELPKWNKGNGQPIAGLTRRRAAEVDLFKTPTDVGALPVGC
- a CDS encoding Zn(2)-C6 fungal-type domain-containing protein; translated protein: MEDNSTHTGQYRSACAECHRRKQKCNREWPCNHCQKRKVADKCRFVQPNTASSPSDSLNSGSDKKRSRSHDDDGEPEPDEPAGGDDDDLGLEAMGYAAGPLFESLTIASKKKPMGELTWVHPDTCPQLKHALDVLPSRPQMDALVQSFFNNVNYHYYIIYPPIFLQEYQKWWEQRNSNQTVSLQWTILLVMVCACATQHLDVEMKPIVEVELAEAADTLTKEYHKAGTDLGRVVPVGHCHLLNVQWMLHSIYWYKSEARFVEAWHVIGAAVREAHELGLHRVAIAEGLTEFEREMRRRVWCVLDCWDWQFASGLGRPTIIDHTDIDVEPPSLTLENLSPSPLLHMKLQSELVTQLAQRWTAPKNINTASEVQEYKRMLEDWIRAFPPVYDVDQPDTSKDYKHTWITFHRFYIHTMAYLMILNPMRSFMAQTYTKSTTEDLLQVRADAVHYSLKNLDTTTRWVDHVSHRDGRFHFIIFSLFDTAAVLSTAIIKDQDHTIPRRDEIIDAVDNSVRLLKRIKAISSTAKTSHDILVRMVQRMPRQSAPVRDNYRKKQRVAPVAEPSPPNLMGSEGVNHPSPSSHSHSQGFESQHSSPSNWASPESVGAGSTPQSSYSYYDHSDQPGLVQTAGPAPTEFYMRPPLVYDGSAVPNQIPSPSAGIDAVIEGGGIHGMPPADPNMAGMLPPTSGGMIPQASFAEFHPPMLEMNYGLENITDAELGDFSQLWDWRSLNLDFIQSSQ
- a CDS encoding SLATT-fungal domain-containing protein gives rise to the protein MPTQRSVVDFLRKVISIYDREEQGYPPPVPNPGNVPPESPGINRSFSVATTDVAALVPSSDKLLLFRSLTGIDTVPALRANGHSVRSAPNIGIYTRVVRNERKASFRHKGFRILVSTCLAAQIIVAATLTALGAANGSHKAVTAFGAINTIIAGLLTYLKGSGLPTKLKTRKDEWKKVREYIEQREREFCLADCPLNIQEEIQIVENMYQRVSTWLETGNNPEMPQYPHPEIERPRSILSMSPSNRRYSLRPDMTTPAPIAEEKRERDQDD
- a CDS encoding N-acetyltransferase domain-containing protein; this encodes MSEQPVGPLTPEGKALPPSRVSLDGKYTSLVPLDVSHADALFKHLGGEENGHLWTYMFGGPYLDQDEWRDTQKVWSKREDTIFFTVLSGPREDPDSEPVGQMSYLNIVPDQRRIEIGSVILGGKLKQTRAATEAFYLLIKHAFEELGYLRVEWKANHLNKPSLSAAERLGFVYEGIFRKHMILKGRRRDTAWFSITDDEWPLVKKAFEAWLSEDNFDENGKQIKALKSIRQALQEAQN
- a CDS encoding Zn(2)-C6 fungal-type domain-containing protein, yielding MHDKEPVESRSVSSSSDIPNQVILARQQPSRRGHSKSRLGCFNCKRRRVKCDERQPGCARCARLGLRCQYPPLACQALPETPRAPLTSLALDDLRFHYQFLTVAYPSLPLRGDHIWSQCAAMTHGYNYLAHAALGLGASHLSQNGNVNYNAQALQHRVTAINLINQQIADTSHKSIADRDALFAALMCIAAQSCLMPHGMTEYLVMSRGATLVSTSMMPEYHRSVFRSWTPDAHIDNIRDIITDQPKDMKIIEGFKASALALEPRCRTECEKIYCESMLKAISWLPTSSLEAWKEFVTLFMIPSYLSTETFQSFVDPSNHVGQLLIIHTFLLDYIIGRSVLALSEEPKCPGRKNMVISWTEDVVDSLPEDYKEHGVWLKEFCRVLARQDARYLLSP